The sequence CGAGCTGATGAAGCTGCTCACCAGGACGGACATGGTCCACGTGCCCTACAAGGGCGCCGCGCCTGCGCTGGCCGACCTCATGGGCGGCCAGATCCCGCTGTTCCTGGACCCGCCGCCCAACCTCATCCAGCCCGCCAAGGCCGGCCGCATCCGCCTCATCGGCGTGGCCAGCGACAAGCGCCTGGCCGCGCTGCCCGACGTGCCCACCTTCGTGGAGCAGGGCTACGACGGCCTGCTGGGCAGCACCTGGGCGGCCATGATCGCGCCGGCCGGCGTGCCGCGCGAGATCGTGCAGCGCATGTCCGCCGAGGTGTCGCGCATCATCCGCAGTGCCGAGGTGTCGCAGCGGCTGGAGCAGGTGATGGGGACGTTTGCGGAGGGGTCCACGCCTGAGGAGTGCGATCGGTTCATTGCTGCCGAGACGGAGAAGTGGGGGAGGGTGATTCGGGAGGCGAAGGTGACGGTGGACTGAGTCTTTCTTGTTCTCGGGTCTGTTTTTTGACCCTGCCGGGTGGTTGTTTTTCGAGGCCGGGTTTCGGCCCGGCAGCCGACCCGCTTTCTTGTCGCGCGACAAGAAAGCGGGGCAAAGAAGCGCGCCCGGTACGACTCACACTCATAGGTGACACATCAGTACAAGGACATGGGTAACAGATCCAAGCTTGGCAGCTGGAGCCAACAGCAGCCAAGGAGCGATCACCATGCCCTGGAAGGAGTGCGCACCCATGGACGAGAAACTGCTCTTCATAGCCGACCACCTGCGCGGTGGTGCGCCGCTGA comes from Desulfovibrio sp. UIB00 and encodes:
- a CDS encoding tripartite tricarboxylate transporter substrate-binding protein, with product ELMKLLTRTDMVHVPYKGAAPALADLMGGQIPLFLDPPPNLIQPAKAGRIRLIGVASDKRLAALPDVPTFVEQGYDGLLGSTWAAMIAPAGVPREIVQRMSAEVSRIIRSAEVSQRLEQVMGTFAEGSTPEECDRFIAAETEKWGRVIREAKVTVD